Proteins encoded by one window of Rhodamnia argentea isolate NSW1041297 chromosome 6, ASM2092103v1, whole genome shotgun sequence:
- the LOC115745991 gene encoding protein LIGHT-DEPENDENT SHORT HYPOCOTYLS 5 yields MDSASGAGASPPDPHSVLVVPTTSMTPETIPGPSSQPPPSAAASQPSRYESQKRRDWNSFLQYLKNHKPPLTLARCSGAHVLEFLKYLDQFGKTKVHVNGCPFFGSPNPPGPCACPLKQAWGSLDALIGRLRAAFEENGGRPESNPFAARAVRIYLREVREGQAKARGIPYEKKKRKRPAVAAVAVAKVTAGGDQELQCRRQAGSSSSFVGGSP; encoded by the coding sequence ATGGATTCAGCATCCGGTGCCGGAGCATCGCCACCCGACCCGCACAGCGTCCTAGTAGTCCCCACAACCTCGATGACCCCTGAAACCATTCCAGGACCGTCGTCGCAGCCGCCGCCGTCAGCAGCCGCATCACAACCTAGCAGGTACGAGTCGCAGAAGCGGAGAGACTGGAACTCCTTCTTGCAGTACCTCAAGAACCACAAGCCTCCGCTAACACTGGCCCGATGCAGCGGGGCCCACGTGCTGGAGTTCCTCAAGTACTTGGACCAGTTCGGCAAGACCAAGGTCCACGTCAACGGCTGCCCCTTCTTCGGCAGCCCCAACCCGCCTGGCCCCTGCGCCTGCCCTCTCAAGCAGGCCTGGGGCAGCCTCGACGCCCTCATTGGTCGCCTCCGGGCTGCCTTCGAGGAGAACGGCGGGCGGCCCGAGTCAAACCCTTTCGCCGCGAGGGCGGTCCGGATATACTTGAGGGAGGTCAGGGAAGGCCAGGCCAAGGCTAGAGGGATTCCCTATGAGAAGAAGAAGCGGAAACGGCCCGCAGTTGCTGCAGTGGCAGTGGCGAAGGTCACGGCGGGGGGTGATCAG